The DNA region ATAGGGCAGATCGTCGGTGATCACCTGCTTGCCCGATCCGTCCATGACCCGAAGGGATACCTTTAAATCCCCATTTCTGCCCTTGTAGTACTCTCCAAACACCGTCTCGGTATTCAGGCTTGCTATATAATTGCTGCCGTTGGCGGATGAATAACCCGATGCGGGCAGCTCTATGGGAGCTTGCGCAGGGTCTTCGCTTTTAAAGGTAATATACACCGCGCTGACAGTCATATCGTCCCAGGCGCTTATTTCAAATTGTACATTCGTTCCCATGATAAAGGAATCAATCGGGGGAGACTTCAGACTTACCGTAGGCTGATCTATATCAACCTTTCCGCCCAGTCCTGACTGTATAGGATTTTCGCAGGAAATCAGGATCAAGACGGCCAATATTACGAATGAAATCCGTTTTAACATCATAAACCTCTTCCTTAAAGCCAATTCGAAAAATCTTCCGTCCTAATTATAAATTAAATTTAAAATAAAAACTCCTTTTTCATAAAAAATTGTGTTTTTTTATGAAAAAAACGTATATAAATCATACCTAAACGCTTTTTTGTATACTGAGCCTCCGCAGGGCAGGGCTGGTAGAAAATTACGATTTAATGTATACTATATGTCGGTAATTAAGACCCGGAACAAAAGGAGAGAAGTATGGGACAAACCCTGGCGGAAAAGATCTTCGAGACCCATGTGGCGGACCGGCCTTTTGGGGATACCTGGGTGCTCAGGTTGGACCGGGTATTCTGCCACGAAATTACCACCCCCATCGCCATTAACGATCTGGTTTCCAAGGGCATGGACCGGGTGTTTGACCCTTCAAAGATCAAGGTTGTGATCGACCATGTAAGCCCTGCCAAGGACTCCAAAACCGCGGATCAGGGGAAAACCCTGCGGGACTGGGCGAGGCGCCAAAAAATCAAAGATTTTTTTGACATAGGGAGCAACGGGGTCTGCCACGCCATTTTCCCCGAAAAGGGCTTTGTCCGTCCCGGCTACACCATCATCATGGGGGACAGCCATACCTGCACCCACGGGGCCTTCGGGGCCTTTGCCGCCGGGGTGGGTACCACGGACCTGGAAGTGGGGATCCTCAAGGGGGTCTGCGCCTTCCGGAAACCGGAAACCCTCAGGATAAACCTCAAAGGAAAACTCCGCCCCGGAGTATACCCCAAGGACCTGATCCTGGCGGTAATAGCGAAGATAGGCGTTGCCGGTGCCACCGACAAGGTGGTGGAATTCCGGGGGCCCGTGATCGACGCCATGAGCATGGAGGGCCGCATGACCCTGTGCAACATGGCCGTGGAAGCCGGGGGCACCAGCGGGGTCTGTATGCCCGATCAGGTGACCCTCGACTACCTCTGGCCCTTCATCGGGCCCCAGGGAGATAAGAGCTATGCCACCAAGGAAGAGGCTCTGAAAGATTTTGTCAAATGGCAGAGCGATGCTGATGCAAGCTACAGCAGTATTGTTGAGCTGGACTGTTCAAGCCTGGAACCCCTGGCGACGGTGGAGTACAAACCGGACCAGGTGAAGACCATACGGGAACTTAAGGGGCAGAAGGTGGATCAGGTCTATATTGGTTCCTGTACCAACGGCCGCATTGAAGACCTTCGGGAAGCCGCCAGGATCATCAAGGGGAAAAAGATAGCCCCCTCGATCCGGGCAATAGTTTCCCCGGCCACCACGGAAGTTTTTTCCCAGGCATTGACCGAGGGGCTCATCCGGGTCTTTATGGACGCGGGGTTCTGCGTTACCAACCCCACCTGCGGGGCCTGCCTGGGCATGTCCAACGGGGTACTTGCGGCGGGGGAAGTCTGCGCTTCCACCACGAACCGCAACTTTTTTGGCCGCATGGGCAAAGGCGGCATGGTTCACCTCATGAGCCCTGTTTCAGCCGCCGCTACGGCTATTGCAGGGCATATTGCCAGCCCGGAAGACCTGTAGAACCCTTGGGTTCCCAGTACTTATAATTTTACGGAGGGTACCATGAAAACATTTGGCGGCAAGGTCCTTTTCCTGGATCGCAGAGATATTAACACCGATGAAATTATTCCAGCCAAGTACTTAAATGAAAGTACCAAGGAAGACCTCAAGTCCAACCTACTGGAAGACCTCAGGCTTACGGGCTTTGATCCCCGGAAAGACATAAGCGGCAAAGGCGCGGTCATCACCCGGGCCAACTTCGGCTGCGGCAGTTCCCGGGAACACGCGCCCTGGGCCCTGGAAGTAAACGGCATCAATATTGTGATCGCCGAAAGCTTCGCCCGGATATTCCGGCAGAACATGTACAACTGCGGCATGATCGCCGCGGAGATCCCCGCAGGGGTGCTGGATGAAATTTTCCGGGACTTCGCGGGGAAAGAAACCAGCCTGAAGGTAGATACAGAAAAGGGTCTACTCAGTTTTACCGCGGGCGGGAAAGAGAAGAGCTACCCCTTCGTTCTCAAGGATTTTGAAAAAGCCCTGGTCGATGATGGGGGCTGGGTTGAATATGCGGCGAAACACTATTAGTGTTTAAAGGAGCCCAGGGGATTTTTTTCATCTGATTCGATACAATTTTTATGAAACTCATCAATGGTTGTTAAAAAAGTAGTTCTGTCCCACCTGTTTACATCGTCTGCGGCTTGCAGGTTGATGAACTTTAAAACATCTGTTTTTGCGCTATTAATGTCAATATGGTTTATTTTTTCCCGTAAAGCATCTTCTAACCACGATCGATTTGCTTTGATATGCCGCCCTGCAAATGGGCCGGTCTGATTGAGGGCATTAGATAAGTATTTGTAATTGGGTTCAACGTTTTGTTTGCTATACCAAAGAAAATCATACCAATCCCGCCCTTTAGTATATTCCCGGCATAATAGCGCGTGGCATTTACCGGCAAAAAGAGAAGGCAAGTCTTGGGTTTTAATGCTATAAGGAAAAGGATAATTAAGATTTTTTATCATTATTGTGCTTCCCAACGGAGGATTACTGTCGATTTCTAATTTTATCCTTATTTTTTGAGGGTTGCTGCTCCGCATTGCCCAAGAAAAATTGAGAATTTGACCGATAGAAGTATCTTTTATAAAGGCCTTCTTTATCGCATCATCTGCATTAGAACGATCCTGGACTTCCAAATTACAACCATATTGGGCCATATTCTCTTTTATTTGCTGCAGGTAAGGACGCCATTGGAATTGTTGATCCGGCTTAATCAGTGAAAAATCCAAGTCTTCTGAATATCTATTTATCCCAAAGAGGATACGCAAAGAAGTACCGCCCTGAAATAAGCCTTGCTCAAAAAAGGATGTTTTAGCCAATGAATAGAGGACCAGCTCTTGGGTTATTTCATGGGTGGCCCGCAATTCATCCTCCTGCATAGTAATCGAATAGTCTTTCAGCCGTTTTAACAGAATATCATTTAATTCATTATTCATACTTGCAATTCTTTTCTGATTCCGGATAAGAAATTTTCAACACAAGCTGCTTCATAATTACCTTCCAGTTCATTAAAATCCTCTGCAGAAAGGGTTTCCAAATCGTCAATTTCAATCCGCAATGATTTTACCAGCGGGTCCAAAGAATTCCACGGATGCTTGGAAACATACAGATAATCCGCTAAGGCTTTAAGAGGTTTTGCCTCCCAATGATATGCAAGCCCATGGGTAAATTTTTCAACCCCGGCAAACAAGTTTTTTTGTGGGATTCGGGTATACGAAAACCGGGCAAATTCGGTCGAAATAACGCATGACTGCCGGGAACTTACGCTGGCAATTTCAAAGACAAACTCAGGGATCCAGCCGGCGTCACGCAGGGCTGTTTCAAAACTAATATAGCTATCCGGGATAAATTGATGGGCCAACAAATGCCCATTAATCAATTCTTTGCGAAAAATTCTGTTAAGGGCATAAAACCCCCGCCTAAGCCGGATAATATCGCCCAGGGCAAGCGCCCTCCGCATTTGGCAATACCGGGCATTATCCTCCGGTTCAAGGCGTTTAAGATCCGCCATAGTGAAAACCGTGGGAAGATTCTGCTCCAGGATAGCATGGGTTAATCTATTCATACCTGTCATATTCCGACAGTTTCTATTGTATCCCATTCCAGCCATAAAGGCAATACCTACGGGAGGCTTGCTACAAGCTCCCGGTAAAGGACATTCTTAACCTCAATTATATCAATAGGCTTTGAAACATGGCCATTCATGCCCGCCTCCCGGCTGGCATCCCGGTCTTCCTGCATGGCATTGGCGGTCATGGCAATGATAGGCACCGTACGGGCGTCATGCTTGGAGCTTGCGCGGATCTGCCGGGTGGATTCAAAGCCGTCCATCACGGGCATGCGTATATCCATAAAGATAAGCGAATAATCCTTCCGCAGAAAAGCCCGGAGCCCCGCTTCGCCATTTTCCGCAGTATCCACAGTTGCCCCCAGTTCCGAAAGGATCGCCACGGCGATTTCCTGATTGATGGCATTGTCCTCCACCAGGAGGAAGCTCTTGCCATCGTAGCGCTGGCTGTCCGCCGCCGACTCGATCCCGGCGGACTCCTCCTGTTCATCCCCGGCGCTTCCCAGTTCCACAAAAAACGCAAAGACGCTGCCTTTCCCCGGTTCGCTGCTCACGGTAATGGCGCCGCCCATCAGTTCCGCCATGGCCTTGCTGATGGAAAGCCCCAGGCCGGTGCCGCCGAATTTGCGGGCTGTGGACGAATCCGCCTGGGAGAAGGGCTTAAAAAGCGCCTCCTGCTGGTCCGCGCTCATGCCTATGCCGGTGTCCTTTACCGCGCAGTCAAGCCGCAGCCTGCCTGCGGGCAGGGGCCGGGCTCTAATCTCCAGGCGGATGGTGCCCTGGAGGGTGAATTTTGCCGCATTGCCCAGGAGGTTGAGCAGAATCTGGGAAAGCCGCAGATTGTCCCCCACCGCCCTGGCAGGGACCGAATCATCCACAGAGATGATGAACTCAAGACCCTTTTCGCTGATCCGGGGTTGAATGATTTCATGGATATTGTCGGTCATTTCGGTCAGGCTGAAGGGATGGCTTTCCAGCTCCATCTTCCCCGCCTCGATTTTGGAAAAATCCAGAATATCGTTGATAATGCCCAAAAGCAGGGAAGCTGAGGACTGTATCTTTTTAAGGTATTCGAAGCGCTGTTCAGGGGAATTCGCCTGCATGGCAAGACGGGTCATGCCCAGCACCCCGTTCATGGGGGTGCGGATCTCGTGGCTCATCCGGGCCAGGAAATCCCTCTGGGCGTCATTGGCAGCCTCCGCCAGTACCAGGGCCTGGTGCTCCGCAGTGGCTTTGACCACATCCGCAGCCATGGTGTTTATGCTCTCCGCCACTTCGCCCAATTCCCCGCCGGCCCGCTTAATTTTTTTGGTAAGATCGAAGCGCAGTTCCCGCACCCCGGTAACGATATTGTTTATATCCCTGACCATGTTCCGGGAAAAGAGGACCACCAGGAGGATGGAAACCACATAGGTAAGCCCCAGGATCAGGAATATCCTGCGGGTAGTATCCTTGAACTGGGTTTCGATATCCGTGGTAAGCTCGTTGGCCCAAATATACCCTATAACCCTGCCGCCCCGTTCAATGGGACTCATGGCATTCATGATCTTACCCCGTACCATGGTCCCGGAAGCCACCTCCGCCCGATTGGAAGCCATCACCCGCCTGCCCGGATGCTCCGGGGGTATGGGACCTCCCACCGACCGGCCGTAGGAGGCCGAGGGCCCGTAGGTCAGGATGGCGTCCAGGTCCCGGGAATAATAGCCCACCCCAAGCCCCGGGTAAGCGGAAGCCATCTCGTCGGTACTATCCCGCAGTTCCCGGTTCAGGACCGCAATTTTTGCCTCCCGGGAAGCCGCAGAGGCCCCGTTTCGCTCTAAAATAGCATCATAGGAATCAGCGCCCAGGCGGCTGTTAAGGATTTCCGTGAGCCCCAGCAACTTACTGCCCTTTTCGTTCAGCACTAAGGTCTGAGTAACATACCGGACCATGTACCAGGTGGTAAGAAAGGTAATGGTCATGATAAAGAGGAGGATAAAGATAATCTTTCCCTGTATTGAATAAAAGAAAGATCTTTTCATTGATATATAGTAAAGGGTAATCGCGGTATTGTCCATCGGCATTCTTTGCTTTATACTGTAAAAGGAGTTTTTAGTATGTTTACAATAACCATAACACCCCGGTTCGGGGAAGCGGACGGGCTGGGCCACATCAACAACACTCATTTTTCGGAATGGTTTGAGCTGGCCAGAAATCCCCTGTTTAAGATATTCTCCCCGGAAATGAGCACCGCCGGGGGGGAGTTTCCCCTCATTCTGGCCTATGCGGATTATAATTTTTTGAAGGAAGTCCATTTCCCCAAGGAGGTAGAGATCCGCAGCTTTATCAGCCGTATAGGAACCAAGTCATTTACGTCTTACCATGAGGCCTGGCAGGACGGAAATCTCTGCGTCTCAGGCAGCGCCGTGGCGGTTTATTTTGACTTTATCAAGCATATCAGTATGCCCATCCCTGATGATATAAAAAAGATCCTGACCCAGCACCTGAAACCGGAAGGGTCTACACAAAGCGCATATCCATCAAGGTAATATCATCGGTCAGGGGCGCCTCGCCCAGCCATTCATTGATCTCTTTGTCCATAAGCGCAGGAATACTGTTCTGATCCAGAGTATGGATCGTTTTGAGCAGATTAAAAGCCTGCTTTTCCCCGTACTTTTCCCCGGAAAAGCCGGTCATGTTGGGCAGGCCGTTGGTGTGGGTGGCTATACGCAGACCCTTCTTGATAGAGACAATCTGCCCCTTATCTACATCCAGTTCCTCATGCTGGCCCAGGGGGGGCATATTCGGTTCCAGGGATTTGTAGGAAAGCTGTTTGTTGTCGGCGCTAACAAAAATGTGGATCCGGGAAAAGCCGCAGCTGTGGATCTTTACGGTCATGGTAGAAAAGTCGATATAAAAAAGCACCGCCCCCACATGGAGCCCCTTGGGGTTCACGTCCCGGACCAGGGTATTGATAAACTCGGTCATACGTTCCGCATACCCGTCAAAGTCCGAGAGCACCAGGGTTTCAAAACAGGCACCCAGGGCCATGGCGGTGATGGAACCTGAAATGTTCTGGGCAGCCACGTCGAAGCAGCCCACCATGTACTGACCCTTCCAGCTCTGGAAGACCTGGTAAAAATCTCCGCCTATTTCATTGGCCATCTTGTTGTAGAACAGGAGCTTGATCCGTTTGTCGTCGATCACCGCCTTTTCCAGAAGGTTTTTCTGAATTTCCCGGGCCTGGGCTAGATCCTGGGCCCGAAGGCTGTTGGTGTGCTTGAGCATATTCCGCAGACTTACTATCCCCAGGTATTGGTGTTTGTATTCCAGGATGAACCAGGCCGCGTTCTTGCCACCCTCCCCTTCAAAGAACCCATCCATCAGGGTGCTGATAAAGGTGGTAGCCGCCACGGTGGCCCGGGCGGGGATGACAAAGAGGTGGAGTTCCCGCTGCCAGGCCCGCATCCGGGCGGAAACCCCGTCAAAGGTTGCCAGCATATCCCGGGCGGGGATAACCCCGATGATCTTCCCCTCTTTTATAACCGGCATAGCCTCCAGGTTCGGGTCTGCCCGGAATATCGTTAGGGCGGCCTCATTGGTTTCCCCTATATCTATCGGGGCAGGGCAGTTAACCAGATACCCTATCTGCAGAGGCGTAAAGCTGATTTCAGGTTTTTCTAAAGTCTCTGCCACAGCCTTTTCTCCCTATATAAACCGTATATCCACCAGGGTAACATCGTCAGCTAAGGACGCTTCCCCTATCCAGGAACCGATTTCCCTGTCTATCAGTTTCCGCAGATTATTTTGAGGCACTATATGAAATTTTTTCAAGAGGGTAAAGGTCTTATCCTCCCCATACCGTTCCCCGTGTATATCCGTCATGTCCGTAAGGCCGTCAGAATAGGCGGTGATCCGCAGCCCCGGACCTAAGGGAACGATCTGGCCGGTGTCAACGTCCAGTTCCTCCTGAATGCCCAGAGGGGGCAGGCTGGGCTGTATGGCCTTAAAGGTGATCCGGTTGTCCGCCTGGGGCACAAAGATCAGCACCGGGGAAAAGCCGCAGTTGTGGATCTTCACGGTCATGGTGGTAAAGTCAACGTAAAACAGCACCGCAGTGACAAAAATTCCCGGAGGATTCACGTCCCGGACCAGGGAATTGATAAACTGGGTGGTTTTTTCGGCGCCGCCTTCGAATTTGAACAGTTCCAGGGCGGAAAAACAGGCCCCCAGGGCCATGGTTGCCAGGGCGCCTGAAATATTCTTCCCCGCCACATCAAAGCAGCCGATGAGGTAACGGTCCTTGCCGCCCCTGAACACCCGGTAAAAATCTCCCCCCAGTTCGTGGGCCATCTTATTGTACAAAAGAACTTCCAGCCGCTTATCAGCCACCTGGGACTTGTCCAGGAGGTTTTGCTGTATCTCCCCCGCCCGGATCAGGTCCCGGACCTGGATGGCATTGGTATACTCGATGATTTTTCGCAGCCCCACCACCCCAAGGTAGCGATCCCGGTGGCGTACCACGAACCAGGAAGCGTCATCCCCCTGGCTGCTCTTGAGAAACTGCTCCATTACCGCATCAATATAGGCGGATGCCTCCACCGTACCCAGGACGGGAATCAAAAGACCTTCCAGATTAAGGTCCGGCGAAGGATTTTCCCCGGGATGAACCAGCTTTTCCAGGGTTTGGCGGAAAACTACCCCTAAAACAGCACCGTCCTTCTCAACAGGAACAACTATTTTATCCGGTTTGCCCTCTAAGGCAGAGATAACTTCTGCTACACCGGTCCCTATATCTACAGGATCAATAGCCTCCGCTATGGATCCTATCTGAAGGGGCGAAAAAGAATGTTCCGCTTTTCCGGTGTTCTTATCTTCCATATATTACAACTCCATAGTAAAAAGTTGGACAAGCCCGGCAAAATATTGTATCATGTGAAAGGGCTCTTAGTGAATATACTAGTACAGATTACCAATAAATTCATCCGTAAGATAAATATCCTTTCCGGGAAAGCATCTGAGGCCATACACCGCTTCCGCTGGTCACCTTCCCCCATGGCAGATAGGCTGCTGGCGGACGCCCTCAGGCTGGCGGAGATACCCTCCCCCACCCATCAGGAGGAACAGCGTACCGCCTTTGTGCTGGAACGGCTTGGCAGCTTGGGCATACAGCCCCAGATGGATGAATACGGCAATATCCTGGTCAAAATCCCCACCCAGTCGCCTCAGGACGGCGCGCCGCTGCTCCTCTTTTCAGACATTGGCTCCACCCGCTGGCACCCCCTGGAAAGCCTCTCCCGGCTGGACTCTGTCTACGCCCGGGGGGCCGGCCTGGCGGATATCCTGGGCTGCGCGGCCCTGCTTTCAGCTGCGGAAAGCTTAACCGGGGGGCAGCTCAAATGCGACCGGGATGTACTCCTCCTCTTTACCGCCCATGCCCTGGATGATCCTGAAGGCAAGGCTTTTTTCCCCATTACCGAAAATCACCGCTACTACCCCTGCGCCGCCATAGGACTCCGGGGCCTGAGCCTGGGCACGGTGATAGCCCACACCCAGGGCATTTACCGCATCCGGATAAACG from Treponema primitia ZAS-2 includes:
- a CDS encoding 3-isopropylmalate dehydratase large subunit, whose product is MGQTLAEKIFETHVADRPFGDTWVLRLDRVFCHEITTPIAINDLVSKGMDRVFDPSKIKVVIDHVSPAKDSKTADQGKTLRDWARRQKIKDFFDIGSNGVCHAIFPEKGFVRPGYTIIMGDSHTCTHGAFGAFAAGVGTTDLEVGILKGVCAFRKPETLRINLKGKLRPGVYPKDLILAVIAKIGVAGATDKVVEFRGPVIDAMSMEGRMTLCNMAVEAGGTSGVCMPDQVTLDYLWPFIGPQGDKSYATKEEALKDFVKWQSDADASYSSIVELDCSSLEPLATVEYKPDQVKTIRELKGQKVDQVYIGSCTNGRIEDLREAARIIKGKKIAPSIRAIVSPATTEVFSQALTEGLIRVFMDAGFCVTNPTCGACLGMSNGVLAAGEVCASTTNRNFFGRMGKGGMVHLMSPVSAAATAIAGHIASPEDL
- a CDS encoding 3-isopropylmalate dehydratase small subunit, translating into MKTFGGKVLFLDRRDINTDEIIPAKYLNESTKEDLKSNLLEDLRLTGFDPRKDISGKGAVITRANFGCGSSREHAPWALEVNGINIVIAESFARIFRQNMYNCGMIAAEIPAGVLDEIFRDFAGKETSLKVDTEKGLLSFTAGGKEKSYPFVLKDFEKALVDDGGWVEYAAKHY
- a CDS encoding nucleotidyl transferase AbiEii/AbiGii toxin family protein; its protein translation is MNNELNDILLKRLKDYSITMQEDELRATHEITQELVLYSLAKTSFFEQGLFQGGTSLRILFGINRYSEDLDFSLIKPDQQFQWRPYLQQIKENMAQYGCNLEVQDRSNADDAIKKAFIKDTSIGQILNFSWAMRSSNPQKIRIKLEIDSNPPLGSTIMIKNLNYPFPYSIKTQDLPSLFAGKCHALLCREYTKGRDWYDFLWYSKQNVEPNYKYLSNALNQTGPFAGRHIKANRSWLEDALREKINHIDINSAKTDVLKFINLQAADDVNRWDRTTFLTTIDEFHKNCIESDEKNPLGSFKH
- a CDS encoding type IV toxin-antitoxin system AbiEi family antitoxin domain-containing protein, producing MNRLTHAILEQNLPTVFTMADLKRLEPEDNARYCQMRRALALGDIIRLRRGFYALNRIFRKELINGHLLAHQFIPDSYISFETALRDAGWIPEFVFEIASVSSRQSCVISTEFARFSYTRIPQKNLFAGVEKFTHGLAYHWEAKPLKALADYLYVSKHPWNSLDPLVKSLRIEIDDLETLSAEDFNELEGNYEAACVENFLSGIRKELQV
- a CDS encoding ATP-binding protein, translating into MKRSFFYSIQGKIIFILLFIMTITFLTTWYMVRYVTQTLVLNEKGSKLLGLTEILNSRLGADSYDAILERNGASAASREAKIAVLNRELRDSTDEMASAYPGLGVGYYSRDLDAILTYGPSASYGRSVGGPIPPEHPGRRVMASNRAEVASGTMVRGKIMNAMSPIERGGRVIGYIWANELTTDIETQFKDTTRRIFLILGLTYVVSILLVVLFSRNMVRDINNIVTGVRELRFDLTKKIKRAGGELGEVAESINTMAADVVKATAEHQALVLAEAANDAQRDFLARMSHEIRTPMNGVLGMTRLAMQANSPEQRFEYLKKIQSSASLLLGIINDILDFSKIEAGKMELESHPFSLTEMTDNIHEIIQPRISEKGLEFIISVDDSVPARAVGDNLRLSQILLNLLGNAAKFTLQGTIRLEIRARPLPAGRLRLDCAVKDTGIGMSADQQEALFKPFSQADSSTARKFGGTGLGLSISKAMAELMGGAITVSSEPGKGSVFAFFVELGSAGDEQEESAGIESAADSQRYDGKSFLLVEDNAINQEIAVAILSELGATVDTAENGEAGLRAFLRKDYSLIFMDIRMPVMDGFESTRQIRASSKHDARTVPIIAMTANAMQEDRDASREAGMNGHVSKPIDIIEVKNVLYRELVASLP
- a CDS encoding acyl-CoA thioesterase; the encoded protein is MFTITITPRFGEADGLGHINNTHFSEWFELARNPLFKIFSPEMSTAGGEFPLILAYADYNFLKEVHFPKEVEIRSFISRIGTKSFTSYHEAWQDGNLCVSGSAVAVYFDFIKHISMPIPDDIKKILTQHLKPEGSTQSAYPSR
- a CDS encoding PP2C family protein-serine/threonine phosphatase; the protein is MAETLEKPEISFTPLQIGYLVNCPAPIDIGETNEAALTIFRADPNLEAMPVIKEGKIIGVIPARDMLATFDGVSARMRAWQRELHLFVIPARATVAATTFISTLMDGFFEGEGGKNAAWFILEYKHQYLGIVSLRNMLKHTNSLRAQDLAQAREIQKNLLEKAVIDDKRIKLLFYNKMANEIGGDFYQVFQSWKGQYMVGCFDVAAQNISGSITAMALGACFETLVLSDFDGYAERMTEFINTLVRDVNPKGLHVGAVLFYIDFSTMTVKIHSCGFSRIHIFVSADNKQLSYKSLEPNMPPLGQHEELDVDKGQIVSIKKGLRIATHTNGLPNMTGFSGEKYGEKQAFNLLKTIHTLDQNSIPALMDKEINEWLGEAPLTDDITLMDMRFV
- a CDS encoding PP2C family protein-serine/threonine phosphatase, with amino-acid sequence MEDKNTGKAEHSFSPLQIGSIAEAIDPVDIGTGVAEVISALEGKPDKIVVPVEKDGAVLGVVFRQTLEKLVHPGENPSPDLNLEGLLIPVLGTVEASAYIDAVMEQFLKSSQGDDASWFVVRHRDRYLGVVGLRKIIEYTNAIQVRDLIRAGEIQQNLLDKSQVADKRLEVLLYNKMAHELGGDFYRVFRGGKDRYLIGCFDVAGKNISGALATMALGACFSALELFKFEGGAEKTTQFINSLVRDVNPPGIFVTAVLFYVDFTTMTVKIHNCGFSPVLIFVPQADNRITFKAIQPSLPPLGIQEELDVDTGQIVPLGPGLRITAYSDGLTDMTDIHGERYGEDKTFTLLKKFHIVPQNNLRKLIDREIGSWIGEASLADDVTLVDIRFI